In Pseudomonas sp. ADAK18, a single window of DNA contains:
- a CDS encoding aldose 1-epimerase → MNPTMIELKDDLTHLTLAPALGGCIVNWALRSNGQPLLRHTDQQALDSGLPGKLACFPLAPWSNRIAAGGFDNPGGWLALAANSATDPLPIHGSAWQLAWRVISQTEDEVVLRLDSSTPFAYRAEQRVQLKDGRLSIALRVTHLAEQAAWHGLGLHPFLPRTQATQLQARARQVWFSDAAHLPTQLSAPPAEWDFGQPNTLPEALVNNGFCEWDGHCLIRQPDLGYELQCQATGSDVYLLYCPPGMDFFCIEPVSHPVNAHHLPGRPGLKLLEQGQSTELTFTLKYQPL, encoded by the coding sequence ATGAATCCGACCATGATTGAACTCAAAGATGACCTCACTCACCTGACCCTGGCGCCAGCGTTGGGCGGGTGCATCGTCAACTGGGCCCTGCGCAGCAACGGTCAACCGTTACTGCGTCACACCGATCAACAGGCCCTGGACAGCGGCCTGCCCGGCAAGCTTGCCTGCTTTCCCCTGGCGCCCTGGTCGAACCGGATTGCCGCAGGGGGGTTTGATAACCCGGGTGGCTGGCTGGCATTGGCAGCCAATAGCGCCACCGATCCCCTGCCGATTCATGGCAGCGCCTGGCAGCTGGCGTGGCGCGTAATCAGCCAGACGGAGGACGAGGTGGTATTGCGACTGGACAGCAGCACGCCGTTCGCTTATCGCGCCGAGCAACGCGTTCAGTTGAAAGACGGCCGGCTGAGTATTGCGCTGCGTGTCACCCACCTGGCAGAACAGGCAGCTTGGCATGGATTGGGACTGCACCCGTTTTTGCCTCGTACTCAAGCCACTCAGTTGCAAGCCCGCGCCCGACAGGTGTGGTTCAGCGACGCGGCTCACCTGCCGACCCAGCTCAGCGCGCCGCCCGCTGAATGGGATTTCGGGCAGCCTAATACGCTGCCTGAGGCCTTGGTGAACAATGGCTTTTGCGAATGGGACGGACATTGCCTGATTCGCCAGCCGGACCTTGGCTATGAACTGCAATGCCAGGCTACGGGGAGTGACGTTTATCTGCTGTACTGCCCGCCGGGAATGGACTTTTTCTGCATTGAACCGGTGAGTCATCCGGTGAATGCTCATCACCTGCCGGGGCGGCCGGGGCTGAAGCTGCTGGAGCAAGGTCAGTCGACAGAACTGACCTTCACCCTGAAATACCAACCCCTGTAA
- a CDS encoding TRAP transporter small permease, with product MKNRLLRINDRIYMACIWIAGLAVLGVALIIPWGIFARYVLGTGSSWPEPTAILLMLVFTFVGAAASYRAGAHMSVAMVTDRLPPTVRRLVGLFSQLLMATICLFMTLWGTKLCLSTWNQFMSAMPTLRVGITYMPIPIGGLLTLVFVVEKLVLGDQSNRRVVRFDLVEESEGAA from the coding sequence ATGAAGAATCGACTGCTGCGCATCAACGATCGGATCTACATGGCCTGCATCTGGATCGCCGGCCTCGCGGTACTCGGCGTCGCCCTGATCATTCCCTGGGGCATCTTCGCCCGCTACGTCCTCGGTACCGGCTCCAGTTGGCCGGAACCCACCGCAATCCTGCTGATGCTGGTGTTCACCTTTGTGGGTGCCGCCGCCAGTTATCGCGCCGGGGCGCACATGTCGGTGGCCATGGTCACTGACCGCCTGCCACCAACCGTACGCCGCCTCGTCGGCCTATTCTCTCAACTCTTGATGGCGACCATCTGCCTGTTCATGACCCTCTGGGGCACCAAATTGTGCCTGTCCACCTGGAACCAATTCATGAGCGCCATGCCCACTCTGCGCGTGGGCATCACCTACATGCCGATCCCGATTGGCGGGTTGCTGACGCTGGTGTTTGTCGTGGAGAAGCTCGTGCTCGGTGATCAGAGCAATCGGCGGGTGGTGCGTTTCGACCTGGTTGAAGAAAGCGAAGGAGCTGCCTGA
- a CDS encoding HlyD family secretion protein, whose translation MTEPTTTTTNAIAATPEGTAPPSIPATEPRSLRVRIISSLGFAAIAIVGVLIVLYAWQLPPFSSNVETTENALVRGQVTIIGPQLSGYVYEVPVQDFQYVKAGELLVRLDDRIYKQRLDQALAQLAVQKASLANVVQQRNSAEATIQLRQAALADSQAQARKSTADLRRNEELISDGSVSKRDLDVTRAANAQTIAAVAQAQASLEIARQDLQTVIVNRGSLEAAVANADAAVELARIDLSNTRVIAPRDGQLGQIGVRLGAYVNSGAQLMALVPNQLWVIANMKETQMANVQIGQPVTFTVDALNHRKFHGTVQRISPATGSEFSLLQADNATGNFVKIAQRVPVRITVDPDQEEIERLRPGLSVVVSIDTVGRLKNSPP comes from the coding sequence ATGACCGAACCAACCACTACAACCACCAACGCCATCGCCGCGACCCCGGAAGGCACCGCGCCGCCGAGCATCCCGGCCACCGAGCCACGCTCCCTGCGGGTGCGGATCATCTCGTCCCTGGGCTTTGCCGCGATTGCCATCGTCGGCGTGTTGATCGTGTTGTACGCCTGGCAATTACCGCCTTTCAGCAGCAACGTGGAAACCACTGAAAACGCCCTGGTGCGCGGCCAGGTGACGATCATCGGCCCGCAGCTCAGCGGCTATGTGTATGAAGTGCCGGTGCAGGACTTCCAGTACGTCAAGGCCGGGGAGCTGCTGGTACGCCTGGATGACCGCATTTATAAGCAGCGCCTGGACCAGGCGCTGGCACAATTAGCCGTGCAGAAGGCGTCACTGGCCAATGTGGTGCAGCAACGCAACAGCGCCGAAGCGACGATTCAGTTACGTCAAGCCGCACTCGCTGACAGCCAGGCCCAGGCGCGTAAAAGCACCGCCGACTTGCGCCGTAATGAGGAACTGATCAGCGATGGCTCAGTGTCCAAGCGCGACCTGGACGTGACCCGTGCCGCCAATGCGCAGACCATTGCGGCGGTGGCCCAAGCTCAGGCCAGCCTGGAAATCGCCCGCCAGGACTTGCAGACCGTGATCGTCAATCGCGGCTCCCTAGAAGCGGCCGTGGCCAATGCTGATGCAGCGGTGGAACTGGCGAGGATCGACCTGTCGAACACCCGGGTTATCGCCCCACGGGACGGGCAGCTGGGGCAGATTGGCGTACGCCTGGGGGCTTACGTCAACTCCGGCGCGCAGTTGATGGCCCTGGTGCCGAACCAGCTATGGGTGATCGCCAATATGAAAGAAACCCAGATGGCCAATGTGCAGATCGGCCAGCCAGTGACTTTCACCGTCGATGCCTTGAACCATCGCAAGTTTCACGGCACGGTGCAGCGCATTTCCCCGGCTACTGGTTCCGAGTTCAGCTTGTTGCAGGCGGACAATGCCACCGGCAACTTCGTCAAGATCGCCCAGCGGGTGCCGGTGCGGATTACCGTGGACCCGGATCAGGAGGAGATTGAGCGGCTGCGGCCGGGGCTGTCGGTGGTGGTGAGTATTGATACGGTGGGACGCCTGAAGAACAGCCCTCCCTGA
- a CDS encoding TRAP transporter substrate-binding protein produces MDFKRTLLAAALPLTFILSSAAQALEIKFADIHPAGYPTVVAEEQLGKTLVAESNGGLTFKMFAGGVLGSEKEVVEQAQVGAIQMARVSLGIVGPVVPDVNVFNMPFVFRDQAHMRKVIDGKIGDEILDKITQSEFNLVALAWMDGGTRNIYTKKPVRSIADLKGMKIRVQGNPIFIETINAMGGNGIAMDTGEIFSALQTGVIDGAENNPPTLLEHNHYQNAKFYSLTGHLILPEPIVMSKITWDKLTPEQQVLVKNTAKAAQVQERALWDAKSASSEEKLKAAGVEFITVDKKPFYEATASIREKYGAPYAELIQRIEAVE; encoded by the coding sequence ATGGACTTCAAACGCACCCTGCTCGCCGCGGCACTTCCCCTCACCTTCATCCTCAGCAGTGCTGCCCAGGCGCTGGAAATCAAATTCGCCGACATCCACCCCGCCGGTTACCCCACGGTGGTTGCCGAAGAACAACTGGGCAAAACCCTGGTGGCCGAGAGCAACGGCGGCCTGACCTTCAAAATGTTCGCCGGCGGTGTGCTCGGCTCGGAAAAGGAAGTGGTAGAACAGGCCCAGGTCGGCGCGATCCAGATGGCCCGGGTCAGCCTCGGCATCGTCGGGCCGGTGGTGCCGGACGTGAACGTGTTCAATATGCCGTTCGTGTTCCGCGACCAGGCGCATATGCGTAAGGTCATCGACGGTAAAATCGGTGATGAAATCCTCGACAAGATCACCCAATCGGAATTCAACCTGGTGGCCCTGGCCTGGATGGACGGCGGCACCCGCAATATCTACACCAAGAAGCCGGTACGCTCCATCGCCGACCTCAAGGGTATGAAGATTCGCGTGCAGGGCAATCCAATCTTCATCGAAACCATCAACGCCATGGGTGGCAACGGCATCGCCATGGACACCGGCGAGATCTTCAGCGCCTTGCAGACCGGAGTGATCGACGGCGCGGAAAATAACCCGCCGACCCTGCTGGAACACAACCACTATCAGAACGCCAAGTTCTACAGCCTCACCGGACACCTGATCCTGCCCGAACCGATCGTCATGTCGAAAATCACTTGGGACAAGCTCACACCCGAGCAGCAGGTGCTGGTGAAGAACACCGCCAAGGCCGCCCAGGTCCAGGAGCGCGCGTTGTGGGATGCCAAGTCCGCCAGCAGCGAAGAAAAGCTCAAGGCGGCCGGCGTCGAGTTCATCACCGTCGACAAAAAACCGTTCTATGAGGCCACGGCTTCGATCCGCGAGAAATACGGCGCGCCTTACGCCGAGCTGATTCAGCGCATCGAAGCTGTCGAGTAA
- a CDS encoding TRAP transporter large permease: MDALILLGSFIALILIGMPVAYALGLSALIGAWWIDIPFQALMIQVAGGVNKFSLMAIPFFVLAGAIMAEGGMSRRLVAFAGVLVGFVQGGLSLVNIMASTFFGAISGSSVADTASVGSVLIPEMERRGYPREFATAVTVSGSVQALLTPPSHNSVLYSLAAGGTVSIASLFMAGVVPGLLMSACLMVLCLIFAKKRNYPKGEVIPLKQALKICADALWGLMAMVIILGGILSGIFTATESAAIAVLWAFFVTMFIYRDYKWSELPKLMHRTVRTISIVMILIAFAASFGYIMTLMQIPSKITTLFLTLSDNRYVILMCINVMLLLLGTVMDMAPLILILTPILLPVVLGIGVDPVHFGMIMLVNLGIGLITPPVGAVLFVGAAVGKVSIEKTVKALLPFYAVLFLVLMAVTYIPALSLWLPGLVL; this comes from the coding sequence ATGGACGCCTTGATTCTGCTGGGCAGCTTTATCGCCTTGATCCTGATCGGCATGCCGGTGGCCTACGCCCTGGGGCTGTCGGCGCTGATCGGCGCATGGTGGATCGACATTCCATTCCAGGCCCTGATGATTCAGGTAGCCGGCGGTGTGAACAAGTTTTCGCTGATGGCGATCCCGTTCTTTGTGCTGGCCGGGGCGATCATGGCCGAAGGCGGCATGTCTCGGCGGCTGGTGGCGTTTGCCGGGGTGCTGGTGGGCTTCGTCCAGGGCGGCCTGTCGCTGGTGAACATCATGGCCTCGACCTTCTTTGGTGCGATCTCCGGTTCGTCAGTGGCCGACACTGCCTCCGTGGGGTCGGTGCTGATTCCGGAAATGGAACGCCGGGGCTACCCCCGGGAATTCGCCACCGCCGTGACCGTCAGCGGCTCGGTGCAAGCGCTGCTGACGCCACCGAGCCACAACTCGGTGCTCTACTCCCTGGCGGCCGGCGGTACCGTTTCCATCGCCTCGCTGTTCATGGCCGGCGTGGTCCCGGGTTTGCTGATGAGCGCGTGCCTGATGGTGCTGTGCCTGATCTTCGCGAAAAAGCGCAACTACCCCAAGGGCGAAGTCATCCCCTTGAAACAGGCGCTGAAGATCTGCGCCGACGCGCTGTGGGGCCTGATGGCGATGGTGATCATCCTCGGTGGGATTCTGTCGGGCATCTTCACCGCCACTGAGTCGGCGGCCATCGCCGTGCTGTGGGCGTTCTTCGTCACCATGTTCATCTATCGCGATTACAAGTGGAGCGAGTTGCCGAAGTTGATGCATCGCACGGTACGGACCATCTCCATCGTGATGATCCTGATCGCCTTCGCCGCCAGCTTCGGCTACATCATGACCCTGATGCAGATCCCGTCGAAGATCACCACGCTGTTCCTGACCCTCTCGGACAACCGCTACGTGATCCTGATGTGCATCAACGTCATGCTGCTGTTGCTGGGCACGGTGATGGACATGGCGCCGCTGATCCTCATCCTGACGCCGATCCTGCTGCCGGTGGTCCTCGGCATCGGTGTCGACCCGGTACACTTCGGCATGATCATGCTTGTGAACCTGGGAATTGGCCTGATCACCCCGCCGGTGGGCGCGGTGCTGTTTGTCGGAGCGGCGGTGGGCAAGGTCAGCATCGAAAAAACCGTCAAGGCCCTGCTGCCGTTTTATGCCGTGCTGTTTCTGGTGCTGATGGCAGTGACCTACATTCCGGCGCTGTCGCTATGGCTGCCCGGGTTGGTGTTATAA